CGTTACCACCCTGGGCGATCAGCTCAACAGCCTGCTGGAAGAAGGTGCCTTTGTGCAGCGCGGCGAGCGCAAAAAGCACGTCAGCACGTTCAAAGATGCACTGGCTTGGCTGATGGCCGAAAGCACCAAACGCCATAGCATTCAGCGCTATAAGGGGCTCGGTGAAATGAACCCGGATCAACTCTGGGAAACCACCATGGACCCGGAAGTACGCCGCATGCTCAAGGTGCGTATCGAAGACGCGATAGCTGCCGATCAGATCTTCAACACCCTGATGGGTGATGCCGTTGAACCGCGTCGGGACTTTATCGAGACCAACGCGCTGGCTGTGTCCAACCTGGACTTCTAAAACAGCCAGAGGACGCCAGGCACACGCTGGTTTCTGTTTAGAAAGCCCCTGCTGATTAACTTCAGCAGGGGCTTTTTTGTTCCACATGGAACATAGCGAGGGATGCAGCGCACATCCGTACCTGAGCAAATTTGAGCGATAAAAAAGCCGACACTGAGGCCGGCTTGAGGTTACGTCGGAAAACTTATGCACGAAAAGCAGTTGGTTAGATGCTCATTAAAACTGCTTATAAATCATTACATTGAAAGGCTTAATAGCACTCTGCCGGTATTTCGCGCACAGGTTATCCACAATTGAGCTAGGCCGGCTCCTGGGCTTCCAGAGGCTGGCTCTGTGCATCCAGTGAGCCGATATCGCGTTGCGCCTGGCTGACCCAGGCAAACGCACGATCATTGAGCTCGGCGATGGCGCGCGGACCGCTACCTTCAGCGTGCATAAGTGGGCCAATCACTACTTGAACGGTACCTGGGGTTTTGCGCCATCCCAACTTGGGCCAGAACTCACCAGCGTTGTGGGCAATCGGCAGCACCGGCAGATTGGCATTCACTGCGAGGGAGGCGCCGCCGCGGCTGAACTTGCCGATCTGGCCGGGCGGAATACGCGTGCCTTCCGGGAATACCAGCACCCAGGCGCCCTGCCCCAGGCGTTTGTGGCCGAGTTTGGCCAGCTGCTTGAGGGCCGCCTTGGGGTTGCTGCGGTCGATGGCGATAGGTTTGAGCATGGCCATGGCCCAGCCGAAGAACGGTACATACAGCAGCTCGCGCTTGACCACTTGGCTGAGCGGCTCAAAGTAGCCGCAGAGGAAGAAGGTCTCCCAGGTGCTTTGGTGCTTGGCGAGGATCACGCAGGGCTGCTCGGGGATATTCTCCAGGCCCTTGATCTCATAGTTGATGCCGGCTACCACCTTGGCCAGCCAGGTGGCGCAGCGGCACCAGTTCTGGATAACAAAGCGATAGCGCGCGCGAAACGGTAGGAAGGGGGCAACGAAGACGCTGAGGGTGCACCAGACAAAGGCGCTGGAAGACAACAACAGATAGAAGAGAACGGTTCTGAGGGTCTGCACTGTCGACATGGGAGCTTTTACCGTCGCAGGCAGCGCCTGCTTTATAAGTGGAGAAGCTGTGCGGCAACCGCCGCCAGATCATCGAATACCAGGGTGCCCGCTGGCAATTCTTTCGCCAGGGTGCGTTCGCCCTTGCCGGTCTTTACCAAAACTGGCTGACAATCGACGGCGCCGGCCGCTGTCAGGTCACCGCTGCTGTCTCCGACAAACCACACGCCCTTAAGTGCTACGCCATAGTACGCAGCAATCTGCTCGAGCATGCCGGGTTTCGGTTTGCGGCAGGCGCAGCCCTCATCCGGGCCGTGGATGCAGTGCACAATCAGGCCCAGGTCGCCGCCCTGCGCCGTCACCAGTTCACGCAGGTGCGCGTGCATGGCTTCCAGTGTGGCCAGGTCGTAATAGCCGCGGGCGACCCCGGATTGATTGGTGGCCACGGCGATCGTCCAGCCGGCTTGCGACAGGCGCGCGATGGCTTCGATGGCGCCGGGCAGCGGAATCCACTCGGCGAGGCTTTTGATATAGGCGTCGGAGTCGTAATTGATTACGCCGTCGCGGTCGAGAATCAGCAGTTTCATAGGGAAATCCGTAACCGGCTGACGGTGATAGCCGCCAGCCGGTAAAGGTGACGATGGGCTGCGCGTAGCCCATCGGACTCGCGGCAGGCGTTAGCCGAGTACCGAGATATCAGCCACACCGAGGAACAGGCCGCGCAGCTTGGCCAGCAGCGCGTAGCGGTTGGCCCGAACGGCAGGGTCTTCGGCGTTGACCAGTACGGCCTCGAAGAAAGCATCCACCGGTTCACGCAGGTTGGCCAACTGACTCAGTGCCAGGTTGTACTGACGCCCTGCTGCCAGTGGCCGTACCGCATGCTCGGCCTGCTGAATGGCGGCGTTGAGGGCGAACTCGCTGGGATTGTCGAAGTGATGGGCTTCGACGCTTGCTGCGACCTGGCCATCGGCCTTGCTCAGCAGGTTGGACACACGCTTGTTCGCCGCAGCCAGAGCGGCCGCCTGCGGCAATGCACGGAAGGCCTGCACGGCCTGTACGCGCTGATCGAAATCCAGCGGCGAGGTCGGGCTGACCGCGCGCACAGCCTGGTACACGGCCACTTCGACGCCTTCGTCCTCATAACGTGCGCGCAGGCGGTCGAAGATAAAGTCCTGCACCTGCGGAGCCAGGCCGTCGGCTTTGACCTTATCGGCGAACTGGCCGATGGCAAAGGCGATGGCGTCAGCCAGGTCCAGATCCAGCTGCTTCTCGATCAGGATGCGCAACACGCCAAGGGCGGCGCGACGCAGAGCATAGGGGTCTTTGCTGCCGGTTGGCAGCATGCCGATGCCGAAGATCCCGACCAGGGTATCCAGCTTGTCGGCCAGGGCCACGGCGGAACCGGTGAGGGTGCTTGGCAGCTCGGCGCCGGCACCGCGTGGCATGTACTGCTCGTTCAGCGCCAGGGCGACGTCTTCGGCTTCGCCGTCGTGCTTGGCGTAGTAGTAACCCGCGATGCCCTGCATTTCTGGGAACTCGCCGACCATTTCACTGGCCAGGTCGCACTTGCAGAGAATGCCGGCCCGCGCCGCGCGAGTGGCATCGCCACCGATACGCTGGGCGATAAAACCAGCCAGGGCGGAGACGCGCTGGGCCTTGTCATAGACCGAACCCAGCTGGGCTTGGAACACCACGTTGGCCAGGCGCTGGTTGAAGGTCTCAAGCTTTTGCTTCTTGTCCTGCTTGAAGAAGAACTCGGCGTCGGTCAGGCGCGGACGCACCACCTTCTCGTTGCCGGAAATGATCTGCGCCGGGTCTTTGCTCTCGACGTTGGCCACGGTGATAAAGCGCGGCAGCAGCTTGCCGTTGCCATCGAGCAGGCAGAAGTACTTCTGGTTGTCCTGCATGGTGGTGATCAGCGCTTCCTGCGGCACTTCAAGGAAGCGTTCCTCGAACGAGCAGACCAGCGGCACCGGCCATTCGACCAGGGCGCTGACTTCATCCAGCAGTGCCGGCGGCACGATGGCCGTGCCCTGCTCTGCTGCAGCCAGTTCATTGACCCGAGCGATGATTTGCGCGCGGCGCTCGGCGAAGTCGGCAATCACATAGGCGCTACGCAGGTCTTCGGCGTAGTTGGCCGGCGCGCTGATGCGCACCTCGTGGTTGGCGTGGAAGCGATGGCCACGGGATACGCGACCGGCTTGCTGGGCGAGGATTTCGCAGTCGATCACTTCGTCACCGAACAGCATCACCAGCCACTGGCTTGGGCGGACGAATTCGGTCTTGCGCGCGCCCCAACGCATGCGCTTCGGGATCGGCAACTCGTTCAACGAGGTTTCGACGATACCCGGCAGTAGGCCAGCCGCAGCCTGGCCCGGAATGCTTTGGCTGAACTTGAGCTTGGGGCCGCTCTGGTCAATCTGGCTCAACTCAACGCCGCACTTCTTGGCGAAGCCCAGCGCGGCCTGAGTCGGGTTGCCGTCCTTGTCGAACGCTGCCTGTACGGGCGGGCCGTCGAGGTTGACGGTGCGGTCCGGTTGCTGGGTCGCGAGTTGCTCCACCAGCACTGCCAGACGACGCGGCGCAGCGTAATAGCGTACGTTGCTGTAGCCAAGGCCGGCAGCCTTGAGGCCTTTCTCGATGCCGGCCAGGAAGGCTTCACCGAGGGTTTTCAGGGCTTTGGGTGGCAGCTCTTCGGTGCCCAGTTCTACCAGGAAATCGTGCGCACTCATTCTGCAGCCTCCAGCTTGGCCAATACTTCATCACGCAGGTCGGGGGGGGCGAGCGGGAAGCCGAGTTTGCGCCGCGCTTGCAGGTAGCTCTGCGCCACCGAACGGGCCAGTGCACGCACGCGCAGGATGTATTGCTGACGCGCAGTCACCGAGATGGCTCGGCGCGCATCCAGCAGGTTGAAGGTGTGTGAGGCCTTGAGCACCATCTCGTAGGTCGGCAGCGGCAGCTCCAACTCGATCAGGCGGTTGGCTTCCGACTCGTAGAAGTCGAACAACTCGAACAGCTTGTCGACGTTGGCGTGCTCGAAGTTGTAGGTCGATTGTTCCACTTCGTTCTGGTGGAACACATCGCCATAGGTGACCTTGCCGAACTGGCCGTCAGTCCACACCAGGTCGTATACCGAGTCGACGCCCTGCAGGTACATGGCTAGGCGCTCCAGGCCATAGGTGATCTCACCGGTCACCGGGTAGCACTCGATACCACCGACCTGCTGGAAGTAGGTGAACTGGGTGACTTCCATGCCGTTCAGCCAGATTTCCCAACCCAGACCCCAAGCGCCGAGGGTCGGCGATTCCCAGTTGTCTTCGACGAAGCGGATGTCGTGCACCAGTGGGTCGATGCCGATGGCCTTCAGCGAGCCGAGGTACAGCTCCTGAAAGTTTTCCGGGTTCGGCTTGAGCACCACCTGGAACTGATAATAGTGCTGCAGGCGGTTGGGGTTTTCGCCATAACGGCCGTCGGCCGGGCGACGGGAAGGCTGCACATAGGCGGCGTTC
This DNA window, taken from Pseudomonas sp. SG20056, encodes the following:
- a CDS encoding lysophospholipid acyltransferase family protein translates to MSTVQTLRTVLFYLLLSSSAFVWCTLSVFVAPFLPFRARYRFVIQNWCRCATWLAKVVAGINYEIKGLENIPEQPCVILAKHQSTWETFFLCGYFEPLSQVVKRELLYVPFFGWAMAMLKPIAIDRSNPKAALKQLAKLGHKRLGQGAWVLVFPEGTRIPPGQIGKFSRGGASLAVNANLPVLPIAHNAGEFWPKLGWRKTPGTVQVVIGPLMHAEGSGPRAIAELNDRAFAWVSQAQRDIGSLDAQSQPLEAQEPA
- the gmhB gene encoding D-glycero-beta-D-manno-heptose 1,7-bisphosphate 7-phosphatase, with translation MKLLILDRDGVINYDSDAYIKSLAEWIPLPGAIEAIARLSQAGWTIAVATNQSGVARGYYDLATLEAMHAHLRELVTAQGGDLGLIVHCIHGPDEGCACRKPKPGMLEQIAAYYGVALKGVWFVGDSSGDLTAAGAVDCQPVLVKTGKGERTLAKELPAGTLVFDDLAAVAAQLLHL
- the glyS gene encoding glycine--tRNA ligase subunit beta, which produces MSAHDFLVELGTEELPPKALKTLGEAFLAGIEKGLKAAGLGYSNVRYYAAPRRLAVLVEQLATQQPDRTVNLDGPPVQAAFDKDGNPTQAALGFAKKCGVELSQIDQSGPKLKFSQSIPGQAAAGLLPGIVETSLNELPIPKRMRWGARKTEFVRPSQWLVMLFGDEVIDCEILAQQAGRVSRGHRFHANHEVRISAPANYAEDLRSAYVIADFAERRAQIIARVNELAAAEQGTAIVPPALLDEVSALVEWPVPLVCSFEERFLEVPQEALITTMQDNQKYFCLLDGNGKLLPRFITVANVESKDPAQIISGNEKVVRPRLTDAEFFFKQDKKQKLETFNQRLANVVFQAQLGSVYDKAQRVSALAGFIAQRIGGDATRAARAGILCKCDLASEMVGEFPEMQGIAGYYYAKHDGEAEDVALALNEQYMPRGAGAELPSTLTGSAVALADKLDTLVGIFGIGMLPTGSKDPYALRRAALGVLRILIEKQLDLDLADAIAFAIGQFADKVKADGLAPQVQDFIFDRLRARYEDEGVEVAVYQAVRAVSPTSPLDFDQRVQAVQAFRALPQAAALAAANKRVSNLLSKADGQVAASVEAHHFDNPSEFALNAAIQQAEHAVRPLAAGRQYNLALSQLANLREPVDAFFEAVLVNAEDPAVRANRYALLAKLRGLFLGVADISVLG
- the glyQ gene encoding glycine--tRNA ligase subunit alpha is translated as MSQTTPAVRTFQDLILALQQYWAEQGCVVLQPYDMEVGAGTFHTATFLRAIGPETWNAAYVQPSRRPADGRYGENPNRLQHYYQFQVVLKPNPENFQELYLGSLKAIGIDPLVHDIRFVEDNWESPTLGAWGLGWEIWLNGMEVTQFTYFQQVGGIECYPVTGEITYGLERLAMYLQGVDSVYDLVWTDGQFGKVTYGDVFHQNEVEQSTYNFEHANVDKLFELFDFYESEANRLIELELPLPTYEMVLKASHTFNLLDARRAISVTARQQYILRVRALARSVAQSYLQARRKLGFPLAPPDLRDEVLAKLEAAE